Proteins encoded by one window of Streptomyces sp. ALI-76-A:
- a CDS encoding helix-turn-helix transcriptional regulator: protein MEDEEAAAVLRTVGRQIKMWREAAGMRQSELGDAIGYGGEMVSSVERGRRIPKPDFLDKADDVLGAGGKLSAMKEDVERARYPKKVRDLAKLEEEAFELGAYAGGLHVHGLLQTPEYAHALYAMRRPAYTEEEIDRYVAARVARKAVFDRVPRPLVTFVQEEATLRRPIGGRMVLRQQLEHLLDISMLRHVEIQVMPMDREDHAGMMGPFRVLKLRDGKTLGHSEGQLYDRVISDPREVQVLEMRYGMIRAQALSPRESRAFIEKVMGEET from the coding sequence GTGGAGGACGAGGAGGCGGCGGCCGTACTCAGGACGGTCGGCCGGCAGATCAAGATGTGGCGCGAGGCCGCCGGAATGCGGCAGTCGGAGCTCGGCGACGCGATCGGGTACGGCGGGGAGATGGTCTCCTCGGTGGAGCGCGGCCGGAGGATCCCCAAGCCGGACTTCCTCGACAAGGCCGACGACGTCCTCGGCGCGGGCGGGAAGCTGTCCGCGATGAAGGAGGACGTGGAGCGGGCCCGGTATCCGAAGAAGGTGCGGGATCTGGCCAAGTTGGAGGAGGAGGCCTTCGAACTCGGGGCCTATGCCGGTGGCCTCCACGTCCACGGTCTGCTGCAGACGCCGGAGTACGCACACGCGTTGTACGCGATGCGGCGGCCCGCTTACACGGAGGAGGAAATCGACCGGTACGTCGCCGCACGCGTGGCACGCAAGGCCGTCTTCGATCGCGTGCCGCGTCCGTTGGTCACCTTTGTCCAGGAAGAGGCGACGCTGCGGCGGCCGATCGGCGGAAGAATGGTGCTGCGCCAACAGCTCGAACACCTCCTGGATATCAGCATGTTGCGGCACGTCGAAATCCAGGTGATGCCGATGGACCGGGAGGACCACGCGGGCATGATGGGCCCGTTCCGGGTGCTGAAGCTACGCGACGGCAAGACCCTGGGGCACTCGGAGGGCCAGCTGTACGACCGCGTGATCAGTGATCCCCGGGAAGTCCAAGTCCTGGAGATGCGCTATGGAATGATCCGGGCGCAGGCGCTCTCGCCCCGGGAGTCACGGGCCTTCATCGAGAAAGTCATGGGAGAAGAGACATGA